Proteins from one Mesorhizobium sp. M9A.F.Ca.ET.002.03.1.2 genomic window:
- a CDS encoding P-II family nitrogen regulator: protein MKIVMAIIKPFKLDEVREALTAVGIQGLTVTEVKGYGRQKGHTEIYRGAEYAVSFLPKIKIEVAVGLDMVDKAVEAITAAAKTGQIGDGKIFVFGIDQAVRIRTGETDTDAL, encoded by the coding sequence ATGAAAATCGTGATGGCAATCATCAAGCCGTTCAAGCTCGACGAGGTGCGCGAAGCGCTCACCGCAGTCGGCATCCAGGGCCTGACCGTCACCGAAGTCAAAGGCTACGGGCGTCAGAAGGGACACACGGAAATTTATCGCGGGGCGGAATACGCGGTCAGCTTCCTGCCGAAGATCAAGATCGAAGTCGCGGTCGGCCTGGACATGGTCGACAAGGCTGTCGAAGCCATCACCGCAGCGGCCAAGACCGGTCAGATCGGCGACGGCAAGATCTTCGTTTTCGGCATCGACCAGGCGGTGCGCATCCGCACCGGCGAAACAGACACCGACGCGCTTTGA